Proteins encoded in a region of the Inquilinus sp. KBS0705 genome:
- a CDS encoding O-antigen ligase family protein: MLNNQVQNGGIKRFFRRQDFFKNMSTTKLILLLLPVALVIGVVTAWFGIIGAAGLLVLIVGIPAVLGIIAYPEFGIVVLIIVAFMLNYVSEFVPPETPTGILLDALTYMLIFGFLLKQKYERDWSYFKNPISYLILAWLAYNFLEAINPISPSILAWVYTVRTVAFIMLMYFIFVYSIRSVKYIRLLFKLWLFLAFLAALSGFQQEIIGLFPFEKEWYYSDPLRLSFLFINGHLRKVAIFPDPVTFSYNMVVASVMCICFIPLKIAPWKKILMGCVIPFYLLGMLFSGTRGAYVLLPAALGMLVVINFNKKILAFVLGAGFLLAIVIVMPTSNPFIKRFQTAFNPSADASFNVRAENQKKIQPYILSHPIGGGLGSVGIWGRRFAPNSFLAKFPPDSGYVRVAVEMGWIGLLLFSTLMFVILYVGINNYYLIKNPELKTYCLAMVLVIFVFNIGNYPQQALVQYPSNILFYLASALLNVTYRLDKAEQKALAEKSEKMLTT, translated from the coding sequence ATGCTGAACAACCAGGTACAAAACGGGGGCATTAAAAGGTTTTTTCGGAGGCAGGATTTTTTTAAAAACATGTCAACGACTAAACTGATATTGTTGCTGCTGCCTGTAGCTTTGGTAATTGGTGTGGTAACCGCATGGTTCGGCATTATTGGTGCGGCTGGTTTATTGGTATTAATTGTAGGTATACCTGCAGTATTGGGCATTATAGCTTATCCTGAATTTGGCATAGTAGTACTTATAATTGTTGCCTTTATGCTCAACTATGTTTCGGAATTTGTACCCCCCGAAACCCCTACCGGTATATTGTTAGACGCCCTTACCTACATGCTCATTTTTGGTTTCCTGTTAAAGCAAAAGTACGAGCGCGATTGGAGCTATTTTAAAAACCCTATTAGTTACTTAATATTAGCCTGGCTGGCCTATAATTTTTTAGAGGCTATTAACCCAATATCGCCATCTATACTGGCATGGGTGTACACCGTGCGTACGGTGGCTTTTATTATGTTGATGTACTTTATTTTTGTGTACAGCATACGCTCGGTTAAGTACATCAGGCTTTTGTTTAAGCTGTGGCTATTCCTGGCGTTTTTAGCAGCCCTGTCCGGTTTTCAGCAAGAAATTATAGGCTTGTTCCCCTTCGAAAAAGAGTGGTATTACTCCGACCCGCTGCGTTTAAGCTTTTTATTTATTAACGGGCATTTGCGTAAGGTAGCCATCTTCCCCGACCCGGTTACCTTTTCGTACAATATGGTGGTAGCATCAGTAATGTGTATATGTTTTATACCATTAAAAATAGCGCCATGGAAAAAAATACTGATGGGCTGTGTAATACCTTTTTACTTGTTAGGTATGCTATTTTCAGGCACCCGGGGAGCCTATGTATTACTGCCTGCCGCATTAGGCATGCTCGTTGTTATCAACTTCAACAAAAAAATATTGGCGTTTGTATTAGGGGCCGGCTTTTTATTGGCAATAGTTATTGTTATGCCTACCTCAAATCCCTTTATAAAACGCTTCCAAACGGCGTTTAACCCAAGTGCCGATGCATCATTTAATGTTCGTGCCGAAAACCAAAAAAAGATACAGCCGTATATACTGTCACACCCGATTGGGGGCGGCCTTGGTTCGGTTGGTATTTGGGGGCGGCGTTTTGCGCCTAACTCGTTCCTGGCTAAATTCCCGCCCGATAGCGGCTATGTGCGTGTAGCTGTCGAAATGGGGTGGATAGGGTTACTATTGTTTTCTACATTAATGTTTGTAATATTATATGTTGGAATTAACAATTATTACCTGATCAAAAATCCGGAGCTTAAAACCTATTGTTTGGCAATGGTTTTAGTGATATTTGTGTTCAATATTGGTAACTATCCGCAGCAGGCGCTGGTACAGTACCCGTCGAATATTTTGTTTTACCTTGCAAGCGCGCTGTTAAATGTAACCTATAGATTAGACAAAGCAGAACAAAAGGCTTTGGCAGAAAAGTCTGAGAAGATGCTAACCACCTGA
- a CDS encoding glycosyltransferase family 2 protein, whose product MEFIKLIFSVIFTLVFIYMGIYSLYLFIFSVLGRLVVKKAPPVATAYSKFVIYICAYKEDAIILNSAAQALTIDYPKDKFHVCVIADSMQPETIEKLREMPLQVVEVVFESSTKSKALHKAIAATHDDFDAAVVFDIDNIAAPDYLHQINNYLHDGNRVIQGHRIAKNTETPVAILDAISEEVNNHIFRKAQQVFHLSAAIIGSGMVLEYKLFKDTMAQIDAVGGFDKEMGLVLTRQKIHVAYADKAYILDEKVSNPEVFKKQRRRWLSAQFNLLKTYGLTGFTELFKNGNFDYFNEIYQTAILPRILMLGLMPFMLLVSLLLPGVGPGWQLWLGATVCCYVGILIAVPPQFFNSKLLGAMLKIPLIFFAMLALLFKLKGANKKFIHTPHNPTSN is encoded by the coding sequence ATGGAATTTATAAAACTTATTTTCTCGGTAATCTTCACTCTTGTATTTATTTATATGGGCATATACAGCCTGTATCTGTTCATATTTTCGGTTTTGGGCAGGTTGGTTGTAAAAAAAGCGCCACCTGTAGCAACAGCATACAGCAAGTTTGTAATTTATATATGTGCTTACAAAGAGGATGCGATCATCCTCAATTCTGCCGCGCAGGCACTTACTATTGATTACCCAAAGGATAAATTCCATGTTTGCGTTATTGCCGACTCGATGCAGCCCGAGACTATCGAAAAATTAAGGGAGATGCCGCTCCAGGTGGTCGAAGTGGTATTTGAGAGCAGTACCAAATCAAAGGCCCTGCACAAAGCCATAGCCGCTACACACGACGACTTTGATGCTGCTGTTGTGTTTGATATTGATAATATTGCCGCGCCAGATTATCTGCACCAAATAAACAACTACCTGCACGATGGTAACCGTGTTATACAGGGCCACCGCATTGCCAAAAATACCGAAACGCCGGTTGCCATATTAGATGCCATTAGTGAAGAGGTGAACAACCATATCTTTCGCAAGGCGCAGCAGGTGTTTCACCTGTCGGCAGCTATTATAGGCTCGGGCATGGTACTGGAGTATAAGTTGTTTAAAGACACAATGGCCCAAATAGACGCTGTGGGCGGTTTTGATAAAGAAATGGGATTAGTACTCACCCGCCAAAAAATACACGTGGCATACGCCGATAAAGCCTATATACTGGACGAAAAGGTAAGCAACCCCGAAGTATTTAAAAAGCAGCGCCGCAGGTGGCTATCGGCACAATTTAACCTGTTAAAAACCTATGGCCTAACGGGCTTTACTGAATTGTTTAAAAATGGGAATTTTGATTATTTTAACGAGATATACCAAACCGCTATTCTGCCACGCATACTAATGCTGGGGCTAATGCCATTTATGCTATTAGTATCTTTGCTGCTACCGGGTGTTGGCCCAGGCTGGCAACTATGGCTTGGGGCCACGGTTTGTTGCTACGTTGGTATATTAATTGCAGTACCACCGCAGTTTTTCAATAGTAAACTACTGGGTGCAATGCTAAAAATACCTTTAATTTTCTTTGCCATGCTGGCATTACTGTTTAAATTAAAGGGCGCAAATAAAAAATTTATTCATACACCGCACAACCCTACATCAAACTGA
- a CDS encoding glycosyltransferase family 1 protein yields MQFDGRLESTIYTMAKLLAKDNYVYFVDRPYTWKDYFKFKDTESFRVRKPHFFSAGNSFIQTEQPNFKIIICPPVPSINAIPEGPGYRLAVKFNEWMVANRLKKVIKQLGINDYIYINSYNFSYPTLHLLLNPALSIYHCVDPIIEEYQLKHGVHNEEILLKNVDMVICTSSALQNKKALINKHSYFVANAANITHSQKALDPALPVANILSDIKKPVIGYIGAIERRIDYDLINKVIALNPDKSFVFVGPVDKDYIKDGDFAAPNLHLPGPVPYDMLPAILKGFDVCIIPFKKDEVSNNIFPLKLFEYLGAGKPVVSTNFNDDLKNFTFDAVPYCSTAEEFSEALNVALGSNQPELVQQRLNIAADNTWEHRITDIKELITTGLASKQKQLA; encoded by the coding sequence ATGCAATTCGACGGGCGTTTGGAATCGACCATCTACACCATGGCTAAGCTGCTGGCAAAAGACAATTACGTTTATTTTGTAGACAGGCCCTACACCTGGAAAGACTACTTTAAATTTAAAGACACCGAATCATTCAGGGTACGTAAGCCGCATTTTTTTTCGGCCGGCAATAGTTTTATTCAAACAGAGCAACCCAATTTCAAGATCATCATTTGCCCACCGGTGCCATCTATTAATGCAATACCCGAAGGCCCGGGCTACCGCTTAGCCGTGAAGTTTAACGAGTGGATGGTAGCAAACCGCCTTAAAAAAGTGATAAAACAATTAGGGATAAATGATTACATCTACATTAACTCCTATAATTTTTCGTACCCTACATTACACCTGCTTTTAAACCCGGCTTTAAGCATATACCATTGTGTAGACCCTATAATTGAAGAATACCAGCTAAAACATGGTGTACACAACGAGGAGATACTGCTAAAAAATGTGGACATGGTGATATGCACCAGCAGCGCATTGCAAAATAAAAAAGCCCTTATCAATAAGCATAGTTATTTTGTAGCAAATGCTGCCAATATAACGCATAGTCAAAAAGCGCTCGACCCTGCCCTGCCCGTAGCCAACATCCTATCGGACATTAAAAAGCCGGTTATAGGTTATATAGGAGCTATTGAACGCCGCATAGATTATGACCTGATAAATAAAGTGATTGCCCTTAACCCCGATAAAAGCTTTGTGTTTGTTGGCCCTGTGGATAAGGACTATATAAAAGATGGTGACTTTGCCGCGCCAAACTTGCACCTGCCCGGCCCGGTACCCTATGATATGCTGCCAGCAATTTTAAAAGGATTCGACGTATGCATTATCCCGTTTAAAAAGGATGAGGTGAGCAACAACATATTTCCGCTAAAGCTATTCGAATACCTTGGCGCGGGTAAGCCTGTTGTATCAACCAATTTTAATGACGACCTTAAGAACTTTACTTTTGATGCCGTACCTTATTGTAGTACTGCGGAGGAGTTTTCGGAGGCGCTTAATGTGGCTTTAGGTAGCAATCAGCCCGAATTAGTGCAGCAGCGTTTAAACATAGCTGCCGATAACACATGGGAGCATCGCATTACTGATATAAAAGAATTAATTACAACCGGATTGGCATCTAAACAAAAGCAACTTGCGTAA
- a CDS encoding oligosaccharide flippase family protein has translation MPLLKKLVNKHTIALATNAAMPVIGMLVLSLMAHNLPKADFGNYIFFLMIFILGDLFRTGFLQTSLVKFYSGAYRRRAMNMAGSAWGVGFILTLIIVMLDLLIYLFYKSSNADMEITMKWFSIIYLTTLPSAIASWILQAEERFDRLLIIQLLNQGGFLLFILGFIFAKNITFQTAIYSYFATNVVTSLFCIFNGWAKTRTIKHRSIQSMKDLANFGKYSVGTSISAYLLRGSDTFIIKLMFKAEMVAVYYIPQRLMEIFEIPMRSFVSTALPELSAAKQRNDEAEVATIMKRYAGMLTVALLPVAIGAFLLGGVVINLLFGSKYQETEAVNIFRLFMCYVMLMPVDRFFGITLDIINKPHLNMIKVFLMLAINIIGDFVGIWLFHSLYGVAIASLFTFTTGAVFGYIALKRHLKFTITDIFSLGFKEFKEIINNLLNKKKAEA, from the coding sequence ATGCCCCTATTAAAAAAACTTGTAAACAAGCATACCATTGCATTAGCCACTAATGCTGCAATGCCGGTTATCGGGATGCTGGTTTTATCGTTAATGGCGCATAACCTGCCAAAAGCCGATTTTGGTAACTACATTTTCTTTTTGATGATCTTCATCCTGGGCGATCTGTTCCGCACAGGTTTCCTGCAAACATCGCTGGTTAAATTTTATTCGGGTGCATACCGCCGCCGTGCCATGAACATGGCGGGCTCCGCATGGGGCGTGGGCTTTATTTTAACCCTTATTATAGTAATGCTTGATCTGTTGATTTATCTGTTTTACAAAAGCAGTAACGCCGATATGGAGATCACCATGAAATGGTTCAGCATTATTTATCTAACTACTCTCCCATCAGCCATAGCTTCGTGGATATTGCAGGCCGAAGAACGTTTCGACCGTTTGCTCATCATACAGCTACTTAACCAGGGCGGCTTTTTACTATTTATACTGGGCTTTATCTTTGCCAAAAACATTACTTTTCAAACCGCTATTTACAGCTACTTTGCCACTAATGTGGTCACCAGCCTTTTTTGCATTTTTAATGGATGGGCTAAAACCCGTACCATAAAGCACCGCAGTATACAATCAATGAAAGACCTGGCCAACTTTGGCAAGTATAGTGTGGGTACCTCTATCAGTGCTTACCTGTTAAGGGGTTCAGATACTTTCATCATCAAATTGATGTTTAAGGCCGAAATGGTGGCTGTGTATTATATACCGCAGCGCTTAATGGAAATTTTTGAGATACCTATGCGCAGCTTTGTATCAACAGCCCTGCCCGAGCTTTCGGCAGCCAAGCAGCGTAACGATGAGGCCGAAGTCGCCACCATTATGAAACGGTATGCCGGTATGCTTACTGTGGCACTTTTACCTGTAGCTATTGGCGCGTTTTTATTAGGCGGCGTGGTAATTAACCTATTATTTGGTTCAAAATACCAGGAGACTGAAGCGGTAAACATCTTTCGCCTATTTATGTGCTATGTGATGCTGATGCCTGTAGACCGTTTTTTTGGGATAACGCTTGATATTATTAACAAGCCCCATCTAAACATGATAAAGGTTTTTTTAATGTTAGCCATAAACATCATTGGCGATTTTGTTGGGATATGGCTATTCCATAGTTTGTATGGCGTAGCCATCGCGTCGTTATTTACCTTTACTACAGGTGCGGTATTTGGGTACATCGCCCTTAAACGGCATTTAAAATTTACCATAACAGATATATTTAGCTTAGGGTTTAAAGAGTTTAAGGAAATTATCAATAACCTGTTAAACAAAAAAAAGGCAGAGGCGTGA
- a CDS encoding lipopolysaccharide biosynthesis protein, whose amino-acid sequence MELGNFFKYLWKQKLLLIIIPLVTVVISYFAVKNLADKYVSTAQIATGIVDQSRHLLDADPTGAAKEQSVGHEFSNLIEIMKLKKITNQVSYQLMIHDLQDPKPFKAYSKLYLTMNAAAKAHAIQVYTDKFNKMEPLSYYDPDEYGLSQLLRSMGYDERSLTQGLFINRDEDSDFITVYYESNNPQLSAFVVNTLCSQFISYYSNTIRQNETDAVNYLSGLLDEKRKLLNKKTAALQKYKIDNGVLNLEEQSRSIFDQIMVFNDRKRQAEKDVASYTGAINNIEKKFDPQDRKYMESAVTRYNQAIVSTQDQLHKLTDKYVSSNFNPRYKASIDSLTSTLATQINQSSDKYITNPLIGKDDLVKQKLTLEVTRDVAKYGLGAINNSLADLNAKFNRLVPFDATVKTYNFEIDIASREYLDVLAKFNATNLQSSNSIKLRQIETATPDAAEPSKKMLLIALSGIVALVLCVVVLFIKFFMDDAIKEPVQLVNATKLPLLGYLNTIGGTIDLKKLWDVEHRERMKQFKELIRSIRFEIDQELRGEKVLGITSLNNGDGKTVLAISLAYSYSMINKKVLLIDGNFDNPTITNTAQPKVYLENYFKNNPDNYEPFSNTTNVFGTHGGDVTLLEVSDEKFIRSKFNELKLKYDIIIIETPPLSSMNKSKEWLLFANKIVAVFESNKSILKLQKEDINYLRSLNSKFAGWILNKTTFTND is encoded by the coding sequence ATGGAGTTAGGGAATTTTTTTAAGTATTTATGGAAACAAAAGCTACTGCTGATCATAATTCCGCTGGTTACTGTTGTTATATCCTATTTTGCCGTTAAAAACCTTGCAGATAAATATGTATCAACCGCGCAGATAGCTACCGGTATAGTCGATCAATCGCGCCATTTGCTGGATGCCGACCCCACAGGTGCTGCCAAAGAGCAATCGGTAGGCCACGAGTTTAGCAACCTTATAGAGATCATGAAACTGAAAAAGATAACCAACCAGGTATCTTACCAGTTAATGATACATGACTTGCAAGACCCTAAACCTTTTAAAGCATATAGCAAGCTATACTTAACCATGAATGCTGCTGCCAAGGCGCATGCTATTCAGGTTTATACCGATAAGTTTAATAAGATGGAACCCTTGTCTTATTACGATCCGGATGAATATGGCCTGAGCCAATTACTGCGCTCAATGGGGTACGATGAGCGTTCGTTAACACAGGGCTTATTTATAAACCGTGATGAAGACAGCGATTTTATTACCGTTTACTACGAATCTAACAACCCACAGCTATCTGCCTTTGTGGTAAATACGTTATGCAGCCAATTTATTAGCTATTACAGCAATACCATAAGGCAAAACGAAACAGACGCGGTAAACTATCTTTCGGGCTTGCTTGACGAGAAACGCAAACTGCTAAATAAGAAAACCGCCGCGTTACAAAAATACAAGATAGACAACGGGGTGTTAAACCTGGAAGAACAGTCGCGATCGATATTTGACCAGATAATGGTTTTTAACGACCGTAAACGCCAGGCCGAAAAAGATGTGGCCTCTTATACAGGTGCCATTAATAACATCGAAAAGAAATTTGACCCGCAGGACCGTAAGTACATGGAGTCGGCGGTAACCAGGTACAACCAGGCTATAGTAAGTACCCAGGATCAGCTGCATAAGCTTACCGATAAATATGTAAGCAGCAATTTTAACCCAAGGTATAAAGCGTCTATCGACTCGTTAACCAGCACGCTTGCCACACAGATCAACCAATCATCTGACAAGTATATCACCAACCCGCTTATAGGTAAAGATGACCTGGTTAAACAAAAACTAACGCTTGAAGTAACCCGCGACGTAGCAAAATACGGCCTGGGTGCTATAAATAACTCTTTAGCCGACCTTAATGCAAAGTTTAACAGGCTTGTACCTTTTGATGCCACGGTGAAAACCTACAATTTTGAAATTGACATTGCCAGCCGCGAATACCTGGATGTATTGGCAAAATTTAATGCTACCAACCTGCAATCGTCAAACTCCATCAAACTAAGGCAAATAGAAACTGCCACACCCGATGCGGCCGAACCTTCAAAGAAAATGCTGCTGATAGCCTTAAGCGGCATTGTGGCATTGGTATTATGTGTAGTTGTGTTGTTCATTAAATTCTTTATGGATGACGCTATTAAAGAACCTGTACAATTGGTTAATGCTACTAAACTGCCATTGCTGGGCTACTTAAATACCATTGGCGGAACCATTGATCTAAAAAAGCTTTGGGATGTTGAACACCGCGAAAGAATGAAGCAATTTAAAGAGCTGATACGCTCTATCAGGTTTGAAATTGACCAGGAACTGCGCGGCGAAAAAGTGTTGGGTATTACCAGTTTAAACAATGGTGATGGTAAAACGGTATTGGCCATAAGCCTGGCCTACTCCTACTCCATGATCAATAAAAAGGTTTTACTTATTGATGGTAACTTTGATAACCCAACCATTACCAACACAGCACAACCAAAAGTTTACCTGGAAAATTATTTTAAAAACAACCCCGATAATTACGAGCCATTTAGCAACACAACCAACGTATTTGGTACACATGGCGGCGACGTTACCCTGCTGGAAGTAAGCGACGAGAAATTCATACGCAGTAAATTTAACGAACTTAAGTTGAAGTATGATATCATCATTATCGAAACGCCGCCTTTATCATCCATGAATAAATCTAAAGAGTGGTTGCTATTCGCCAACAAAATAGTTGCGGTTTTTGAGTCTAATAAATCTATTTTGAAGCTGCAAAAAGAAGATATAAACTATTTAAGAAGCCTGAACAGCAAATTTGCCGGATGGATATTAAATAAAACCACCTTTACTAACGATTAA
- a CDS encoding acyltransferase, translating to MSILSVVKSNPRLKKFVHWCIVQTSHSAPRLWVKWFVNPFLHKRGKRSTIGWYARMDVFPFNHFAVGAYAVIEDFTVINNGVGDVIIGHHTGVGLSNIIIGPVTLGNYVMLAQHIVLSGLNHGYEDINTPPRLQKVITKPIIIEDNVWIGANSVITAGVTIGKHAVIGAGSVVTKDIPPYSVAVGNPARIIKKYNFDNNNWEKV from the coding sequence ATGTCAATACTATCCGTAGTAAAATCTAACCCCCGTCTAAAAAAATTTGTTCACTGGTGCATTGTACAAACCAGCCATTCCGCGCCGCGGCTATGGGTTAAATGGTTTGTAAACCCCTTTTTACATAAACGCGGTAAACGATCGACAATTGGCTGGTACGCCCGTATGGATGTATTCCCTTTTAACCATTTTGCAGTAGGCGCCTATGCGGTTATCGAAGATTTCACCGTGATAAACAACGGTGTTGGCGATGTGATTATAGGCCACCATACAGGTGTAGGTTTAAGTAACATCATCATTGGCCCGGTAACATTGGGTAACTACGTTATGCTGGCGCAGCATATCGTATTGTCTGGCCTTAACCATGGCTATGAAGATATTAATACCCCGCCCCGCTTACAAAAGGTGATAACCAAGCCAATAATTATCGAAGACAATGTTTGGATAGGCGCCAATAGCGTAATTACGGCTGGTGTAACCATCGGCAAGCATGCAGTAATAGGTGCAGGTAGTGTTGTTACCAAAGATATACCACCCTACTCGGTCGCGGTTGGAAACCCGGCGCGCATCATAAAAAAATATAATTTCGATAATAACAACTGGGAAAAGGTTTAG
- a CDS encoding amino acid adenylation domain-containing protein, producing the protein MKVILNNTTVDYPKEKPLYSLVIESARQYPDKVAIRFHDRALTYTEVNETANRIAKVLLKHGVQKGDIIGLALDRMPEMIIALLAIQKSGAAYVPLDPEYPKDRIEFMLDDSSAKILLTQKKYAGHYASGTIELLIEDVLEESKALPADEPGINVTGQDLAYVLYTSGSTGKPKGVQIAHHSLVNLMYSLQKTPGISSADKMLATATISFDIAGVDIYLPLSWGAEIVLADSLTAKDGRALLDIIREQNITILQATPYTWRMMLEVGWEENLPIKVFCGGEAMAKDLAARLLPRSKEVWNMYGPTETCIYSIIKKVTTEEDITIGWPVDNTQVYILDEQRNNLTNGEIGEIWIGGEGMAWGYLNRPDLTAERFTDNPFSDVPGQKLYRTGDLAKLKPDGDVVYLGRIDHQVKVRGYRIELGEIEYNLGKQEGIKEAVVIAREDTPGIPRLAAYLVLESGETGIPDKAILDKWEQALLAVLPEYMVPDDYVLLAEIPSTPNGKIDRKALPKPDYSHINRTGDYIAPRTSNEKLVADIWEQTMGLEKISIFDNFFQLGGRSLVAVKIMARLEQETGKRLPLATLFEYSTVEKLAARLEIDAEAITWESLVPIKPQGSKMPLYIVHGAGLNVLLFNALAMNMDDEQPVYGLQARGLNGIDEPLDVMEEIAANYVEEIINHDPVGPYAVAGYSLGGLIAYEMAKQMLAMGKEVKMLAMFDTYADQTKNLDSRLVNMLKDGWFLIKQVAYTPVLFAQDPKRTIEYKSREISRRIQRIFKKIFPDKVKKKEGFSAYTDEINEKSLTAQRNYQLTPVDIAVELFRAKKKTFYMDDFKYLGWKPYALKGVHVHDIPGEHNTIFAPPNDKQFAEVLQKCLDKAAKS; encoded by the coding sequence ATGAAAGTAATACTAAACAATACAACAGTAGATTATCCTAAAGAAAAACCACTTTACAGCCTGGTTATTGAAAGTGCAAGGCAGTATCCCGATAAAGTGGCTATCCGGTTTCACGACCGCGCTTTGACTTACACCGAGGTGAACGAAACGGCTAACCGTATTGCTAAAGTATTGCTTAAACATGGGGTACAAAAAGGCGACATTATCGGCCTTGCGCTTGACCGCATGCCCGAAATGATCATCGCCCTTCTGGCTATACAAAAATCCGGAGCAGCCTATGTACCGCTCGATCCGGAATACCCGAAAGACCGGATAGAGTTTATGCTGGATGATTCATCGGCAAAAATATTACTTACACAAAAAAAATACGCGGGCCATTACGCGTCTGGCACTATAGAGTTGCTTATTGAAGATGTACTGGAAGAGTCAAAAGCATTACCTGCCGACGAACCGGGCATTAATGTTACCGGGCAGGATTTGGCTTACGTGCTTTATACTTCAGGTTCTACAGGTAAACCAAAGGGTGTGCAAATAGCCCATCATAGTTTGGTTAACCTAATGTACAGCCTGCAAAAAACGCCGGGTATCAGCTCGGCAGATAAGATGCTGGCGACTGCCACTATATCATTCGATATTGCCGGGGTTGATATTTATCTGCCCTTAAGCTGGGGAGCCGAAATAGTATTGGCCGACTCGTTAACCGCAAAGGATGGCCGTGCTTTATTAGATATAATACGTGAGCAAAATATTACCATTTTACAGGCTACCCCCTACACCTGGCGCATGATGCTGGAAGTAGGCTGGGAAGAAAACCTGCCCATAAAAGTATTTTGCGGTGGCGAAGCCATGGCTAAAGACCTTGCCGCGCGCCTACTGCCACGCAGTAAAGAAGTATGGAACATGTATGGCCCTACCGAAACCTGCATATATTCCATTATTAAAAAAGTAACAACCGAAGAAGATATTACTATTGGATGGCCGGTTGACAATACGCAGGTTTATATTTTAGATGAGCAGCGTAACAACCTAACCAATGGCGAAATTGGCGAGATATGGATAGGTGGCGAAGGCATGGCATGGGGTTATTTAAACCGCCCCGACCTGACAGCCGAACGCTTTACCGATAATCCTTTTTCGGATGTGCCCGGCCAAAAACTTTACCGTACCGGCGATTTGGCTAAACTAAAGCCCGATGGCGATGTGGTTTATCTTGGCCGTATAGATCACCAGGTAAAAGTGCGCGGTTACCGTATAGAACTTGGCGAAATTGAATATAACCTGGGCAAACAGGAAGGTATAAAAGAAGCTGTGGTTATTGCACGAGAAGATACACCCGGCATACCGCGGCTTGCCGCATACCTGGTATTAGAATCGGGCGAAACGGGGATACCCGACAAAGCCATACTGGATAAATGGGAACAGGCCCTGCTTGCGGTTTTACCCGAATACATGGTACCCGATGATTATGTACTACTTGCCGAGATACCATCGACCCCTAACGGTAAAATAGACCGTAAGGCCCTGCCTAAACCCGATTACAGCCACATTAACCGCACCGGCGATTATATTGCCCCGCGTACCAGTAACGAAAAACTGGTGGCCGATATTTGGGAACAAACAATGGGTTTAGAAAAGATCAGCATTTTTGATAATTTCTTCCAATTAGGAGGCCGCTCTTTGGTAGCTGTTAAAATAATGGCCCGCTTAGAGCAGGAAACCGGCAAACGCTTACCATTGGCTACCCTGTTTGAATACTCTACAGTAGAAAAGCTTGCGGCAAGGTTAGAAATAGATGCCGAGGCCATTACCTGGGAATCGCTAGTGCCTATTAAGCCACAGGGCAGCAAAATGCCTTTATATATAGTTCATGGCGCAGGCTTAAACGTATTGCTTTTTAACGCACTTGCCATGAATATGGATGACGAGCAACCGGTTTACGGCTTGCAGGCACGCGGCTTAAACGGTATAGACGAGCCTTTGGATGTAATGGAAGAGATAGCGGCCAACTATGTAGAAGAGATTATCAACCACGACCCAGTTGGCCCTTACGCGGTGGCAGGTTACTCCTTAGGCGGATTAATAGCTTATGAGATGGCTAAGCAAATGCTGGCCATGGGCAAGGAAGTTAAAATGCTGGCCATGTTTGATACTTATGCCGACCAAACTAAAAATCTTGACTCAAGGCTTGTAAATATGTTAAAGGACGGCTGGTTTTTAATAAAGCAAGTGGCTTATACCCCGGTATTATTTGCGCAGGACCCTAAAAGAACCATTGAGTACAAAAGCCGCGAAATTAGCCGCCGTATACAAAGAATATTTAAAAAGATATTCCCCGATAAGGTGAAGAAAAAGGAAGGATTTTCGGCTTATACCGATGAAATAAACGAAAAAAGCTTAACAGCACAGCGCAATTATCAGTTAACGCCTGTAGATATAGCAGTTGAGCTGTTCCGTGCTAAAAAGAAAACCTTTTACATGGACGATTTTAAGTATTTAGGTTGGAAACCCTATGCGCTTAAAGGCGTGCATGTGCACGATATCCCCGGCGAACACAATACCATATTTGCTCCACCTAACGACAAGCAATTTGCCGAAGTATTGCAAAAATGTTTAGATAAAGCCGCTAAAAGTTAA